The following are encoded together in the Salvia hispanica cultivar TCC Black 2014 chromosome 6, UniMelb_Shisp_WGS_1.0, whole genome shotgun sequence genome:
- the LOC125193524 gene encoding outer envelope membrane protein 7-like: MGAVTTALIAIAAVALGWCTIEIACKPCLEKGREAIDRNLNPDYDPDDDIDTAAAIRAPLNPDYAEAAAASSTVVKAV, from the coding sequence atgggGGCAGTGACAACGGCGTTGATAGCCATAGCGGCGGTGGCGCTGGGATGGTGTACGATCGAGATCGCGTGCAAGCCCTGTCTCGAGAAGGGGCGCGAAGCCATAGATCGCAACCTCAACCCCGATTACGATCCAGACGACGATATCGACACCGCCGCCGCCATTCGCGCCCCTCTCAATCCCGATTACGCTGAGGCCGCCGCCGCTTCCTCCACCGTCGTCAAGGCCGTCTGA